From Eretmochelys imbricata isolate rEreImb1 chromosome 26, rEreImb1.hap1, whole genome shotgun sequence, the proteins below share one genomic window:
- the LGI3 gene encoding leucine-rich repeat LGI family member 3 codes for MAELQLGKVMRRGQVLAFLLISLAYLWLPAGSKRAPKLPPCPQSCSCTRDTAFCIDSKAVPRNLPTEVISLTMVNAAFTEIKAAAFAHIPLLQFLLLNSNKFMLIGDDAFTGLSHLQYLFIENNDIRSLSKFTFRGLKSLAHLSLANNNLQTLPRDIFTSLDILSDLDLRGNALICDCKIKWLVEWVERTNATVPATFCSSPVRFQGQKIRDLALKDFDCITTDFVVHQVLPFQSVSAEPFVYSSDLYVALAQPSASSCTILKWDYVERKLRDFDRIPAHSAVYCKPIVAQSQLYVVVAQLFGGSYIYRWDTNVDKFIKIQDMDSRKIRKPNDIEAFQIDGDWYFVIADSSKAGSTSLYHWNQNGFYSHQALHPWHRDTDVEYVENEGKPWLIISSSSQAPVIYQWSRAQKQFVQQGEVAEVMDVQLVKHFKFKKDNYLCLSRYIGDSKVVKWEGQRFTELQTLPSRGSMVMQPFLVSQRQYMVLGSDFSFTHVYLWDEEKQKFVKFQELSIQAPRAFHYVPLEDMDVLLAPSFKSSTLVYRHVVVDLSL; via the exons ATGGCTGAGCTGCAGCTAGGGAAAGTGATGCGGAGGGGGCAAGTCCTTGCCTTCCTCCTGATCAGCCTGGCCTACCTCTGGCTGCCTGCAGGCTCCAAGCGAGCCCCCAAGCTGCCCCCGTGTCCCCAGAGCTGCTCCTGCACCAGGGACACTGCCTTCTGCATTGACTCCAAAGCTGTCCCCAGGAACCTGCCCACGGAGGTCATTTCcct GACCATGGTGAACGCGGCCTTTACTGAAATCAAAGCAGCAGCCTTCGCTCACATCCCCCTCCTACAGTTCCT ATTACTGAACTCCAACAAGTTTATGCTGATTGGGGACGATGCCTTCACCGGCCTCTCCCACCTGCAGTACCT GTTCATTGAGAACAATGACATCCGCTCTCTGTCGAAATTCACCTTCCGAGGGCTGAAGTCCCTGGCACACCT atcttTGGCTAACAACAATCTGCAGACGCTGCCCAGAGATATCTTCACATCCCTGGACATCCTCAGTGATCT GGACCTCCGGGGCAACGCTTTGATCTGCGACTGCAAAATCAAGTGGCTGGTGGAATGGGTGGAGAGGACCAATGCCACGGTGCCTGCCACCTTCTGCAGCAGCCCTGTCCGCTTCCAGGGACAGAAGATTCGGGACCTGGCCCTCAAGGACTTTGACTGCATCACGACAG ACTTTGTGGTGCACCAGGTCCTGCCATTCCAGTCGGTGTCAGCTGAGCCCTTTGTCTACAGCAGCGACCTCTACGTAGCACTGGCCCAGCCCAGTGCCAGCAGCTGCACCATCCTCAAGTGGGACTATGTGGAGCGCAAGCTAAGGGACTTTGACCGCATCCCTG CTCATTCGGCCGTGTACTGCAAGCCCATCGTGGCTCAGTCGCAGCTCTACGTGGTGGTGGCGCAACTCTTCGGCGGCTCCTACATCTACCGGTGGGACACCAACGTGGACAAGTTCATCAAGATCCAGGACATGGATAGCAGGAAGATCCGCAAGCCCAATGACATCGAGGCCTTCCAGATTGACGGCGACTGGTACTTCGTCATCGCCGACAGCTCCAAGGCCGGCTCCACCAGCCTCTACCACTGGAACCAGAATGGCTTCTACTCCcaccaggccctgcacccctggcACCGTGACACCGACGTGGAATACGTGGAGAACGAAGGCAAGCCCTGGCTCATCATCTCCAGCAGCTCCCAAGCCCCTGTCATCTACCAATGGAGCCGCGCCCAGAAGCAGTTTGTGCAGCAGGGGGAGGTGGCCGAGGTGATGGACGTGCAGCTGGTCAAGCACTTCAAGTTTAAGAAAGACAATTACCTGTGCCTCAGCCGCTACATCGGGGACTCCAAGGTGGTCAAGTGGGAGGGGCAGCGCTTCACCGAGCTGCAGACCCTGCCCTCACGGGGCTCCATGGTCATGCAGCCCTTCCTGGTGTCCCAGCGCCAGTACATGGTGCTGGGCAGCGACTTCTCCTTCACCCACGTTTACCTCTGGGACGAGGAGAAGCAGAAGTTTGTCAAGTTCCAGGAACTCTCCATCCAAGCCCCCCGGGCCTTCCACTACGTCCCCTTGGAGGACATGGATGTCCTGCTGGCCCCCAGCTTCAAGAGCAGCACGCTGGTCTACAGGCACGTTGTGGTGGACCTCAGCTTGTAG
- the LOC144257660 gene encoding surfactant protein C-like — MDVSSKEALIEAPPDYSPVARIPCLSPHLKRLLIIVVVVVIIVLVVLGFLLMGLHISEKHTETVLQMTIQGLDGEGSPQQLSMSGKERTGTFHIKAGINSSATVVYDYPHLLICYKSWQGRACYITKMDKENIQGLDTIAKAFQHLQLEQGEEMEEGGSPVPQANRSILGTTVNILCSNVPIYWA, encoded by the exons ATGGATGTTAGCAGCAAGGAGGCTCTGATAGAGGCCCCTCCG GACTACTCTCCTGTCGCTAGaatcccctgcctctcccctcacCTCAAGAGACTCTTGATCATCGTGGTGGTGGTTGTGATCATAGTCTTGGTTGTGCTGGGTTTCCTCCTGATGGGATTGCACATATCTGAGAAGCACACGGAAACT GTTTTGCAAATGACTATCCAGGGCCTGGATGGGGAAGGGTCCCCGCAACAGCTCTCCATGAGTGGGAAAGAAAGGACAGGGACTTTCCACATCAAGGCAGGGATCAATTCTTCAGCCACTGTTGTGTACGACTACCCCCAC CTGCTGATCTGCTACAAATCCTGGCAAGGCCGAGCCTGCTACATCACCAAGATGGACAAGGAGAACATTCAGGGCCTGGATACCATTGCCAAAGCGTTCCAGCATCTCCAG CTCGAACAGGGTGAAGAGATGGAGGAAGGGGGGTCCCCTGTGCCCCAGGCCAATCGCTCCATCCTGGGCACTACAGTTAACATCCTCTGCAGCAACGTTCCCATCTACTGGGCTTAG
- the LOC144257565 gene encoding surfactant protein C-like gives MPANDQLLDEEQLGPGKTKVMLIGKGKRFGELVKAVSPPSIEGSIRQRDVTPGTVGRIAKLGGLGPLFKSLSALRTEGTSKWHRRSSKMEISIKEALIGDPLCPGCPLHIKRILIIVVVIVLIVVVVLGALLLGLHVTQEHTETVLQMTIEGLQGEESGLRLSMDWEEEVVTFLIDAGTHDPGTVVYDYSNLLISYKSWQGRACYITKMDKENIQGLDTIAKAFHQHLQLKSLILTPEQGEEEEQKGFPVTLADRSILGTTVNILCSNVPIYWA, from the exons ATGCCTGCAAATGATCAGCTcttggatgaagagcagctgggcccaggcaagACCAAAGTGATGCTGATCGGAAAGGGGAAACGCTTTGGAGAACTGGTCAAGGCAGTGTCTCCACCTTCCATTGAAGGCTCCATTCGTCAGAGAGATGTGACCCCTGGAACTGTTGGACGCATTGCTAAGCTTGGAGGATTGG GTCCCCTATTTAAGTCTCTCTCTGCCCTACGCACTGAGGGGACGTCCAAGTGGCACAGGAGAAGCAGCAAGATGGAAATCAGCATCAAGGAAGCTCTGATTGGGGACCCACTG TGCCCCGGCTGCCCCCTGCACATCAAGAGAATCCTAATCATCGTGGTGGTCATTGTGCTGATAGTTGTGGTCGTcctgggagccctgctgctgggacTGCACGTGACCCAGGAACACACCGAGACT GTTTTGCAAATGACCattgaggggctgcagggggaagagTCTGGACTGCGGCTCTCCATGGACTGGGAAGAAGAGGTGGTGACTTTCCTCATTGATGCAGGAACCCATGACCCGGGCACAGTCGTGTATGACTACAGTAAT CTGCTGATCAGCTACAAATCCTGGCAAGGCCGAGCCTGCTACATCACCAAGATGGACAAAGAGAACATTCAGGGCCTGGATACCATTGCAAAGGCATTCCACCAGCATCTCCAG CTCAAGTCGCTCATCCTGACCCCCGAgcagggtgaggaggaggagcagaaaggGTTTCCTGTGACCCTGGCTGATCGCTCCATCCTGGGCACTACAGTTAACATCCTCTGCAGCAACGTTCCCATCTACTGGGCTTAG